Proteins encoded together in one Camelina sativa cultivar DH55 chromosome 9, Cs, whole genome shotgun sequence window:
- the LOC104710892 gene encoding nitrilase 3 isoform X1 — protein sequence MSSTEEIVNNPTSVDGVVPSSTVKNTTPVDGVAPSSTVRATIVQSSTVYNDTPATLDKAEKYISEAASKGAKIVLFPEAFIGGYPRGFRFGLAVGVHNVDGRDEFRKYHASAIQVPGPEVEILAKAAGKHNVHLVMGAIEKDGYTLYCTALFFSPEGRFMGKHRKVMPTSLERCIWGQGDGSTIPVYDTPIGKLGAAICWENRMPLYRTALYAKGIEIYCAPTADYSLEWQASMIHIAVEGGCFVLSAHQFCKRRDFPEHPDYLFNDIVDEKHPDPTVSGGGSVIISPLGQVLAGPNYESEGLLTADLDLGDIARAKLYFDVVGHYAKPDVFNLTVNEHPKKPVTFVTKVEKSEDDSNK from the exons ATGTCTAGCACAGAAGAAATAGTCAACAACCCAACTTCGGTTGATGGCGTTGTCCCATCCTCCACGGTCAAAAACACAACTCCCGTTGACGGCGTTGCCCCATCCTCCACCGTCCGAGCTACCATCGTCCAATCCTCCACCGTCTATAACGATACCCCCGCCACTCTAG ACAAGGCGGAGAAGTATATTTCCGAGGCGGCGAGCAAGGGAGCCAAGATAGTATTGTTCCCGGAAGCTTTTATCGGAGGCTATCCTCGAGGGTTTAGGTTTGGTTTAGCGGTTGGAGTGCACAACGTTGATGGCCGTGATGAGTTCCGCAAGTACCATGCTTCTGCTATTCAAGTTCCTG GCCCTGAAGTAGAAATATTGGCTAAGGCGGCCGGGAAACATAATGTGCACTTGGTAATGGGGGCGATAGAGAAGGATGGGTATACACTCTATTGCACAGCCCTTTTCTTTAGTCCTGAAGGTCGCTTCATGGGTAAGCACCGTAAAGTCATGCCCACATCTTTAGAACGTTGCATCTGGGGTCAAGGGGACGGATCAACCATCCCCGTTTACGACACTCCCATTGGCAAACTCGGAGCTGCTATTTGCTGGGAAAATAGGATGCCCCTCTACAGAACTGCATTGTACGCCAAAG GGATTGAGATTTATTGTGCACCTACTGCTGATTATTCGTTGGAATGGCAAGCGTCGATGATTCACATTGCGGTCGAAGGTGGATGTTTCGTGTTGTCAGCACACCAGTTCTGCAAGCGCAGAGATTTCCCTGAACATCCTGATTACTTGTTTAATGACATTGTAGACGAAAAGCATCCTGATCCTACTGTCTCCGGAGGCGGAAGTGTCATTATTTCACCTTTGGGACAGGTTCTCGCTGGACCAAACTATGAATCAGAGGGTCTCCTCACAGCAGATCTtg ATCTTGGTGATATAGCAAGAGCCAAATTATACTTCGATGTGGTCGGACATTACGCAAAGCCAGATGTTTTTAACTTGACCGTAAATGAGCACCCAAAGAAACCGGTTACATTCGTGACAAAGGTGGAGAAATCAGAAGATGACTCAAACAAATAG
- the LOC104710892 gene encoding nitrilase 3 isoform X2 has translation MGAIEKDGYTLYCTALFFSPEGRFMGKHRKVMPTSLERCIWGQGDGSTIPVYDTPIGKLGAAICWENRMPLYRTALYAKGIEIYCAPTADYSLEWQASMIHIAVEGGCFVLSAHQFCKRRDFPEHPDYLFNDIVDEKHPDPTVSGGGSVIISPLGQVLAGPNYESEGLLTADLDLGDIARAKLYFDVVGHYAKPDVFNLTVNEHPKKPVTFVTKVEKSEDDSNK, from the exons ATGGGGGCGATAGAGAAGGATGGGTATACACTCTATTGCACAGCCCTTTTCTTTAGTCCTGAAGGTCGCTTCATGGGTAAGCACCGTAAAGTCATGCCCACATCTTTAGAACGTTGCATCTGGGGTCAAGGGGACGGATCAACCATCCCCGTTTACGACACTCCCATTGGCAAACTCGGAGCTGCTATTTGCTGGGAAAATAGGATGCCCCTCTACAGAACTGCATTGTACGCCAAAG GGATTGAGATTTATTGTGCACCTACTGCTGATTATTCGTTGGAATGGCAAGCGTCGATGATTCACATTGCGGTCGAAGGTGGATGTTTCGTGTTGTCAGCACACCAGTTCTGCAAGCGCAGAGATTTCCCTGAACATCCTGATTACTTGTTTAATGACATTGTAGACGAAAAGCATCCTGATCCTACTGTCTCCGGAGGCGGAAGTGTCATTATTTCACCTTTGGGACAGGTTCTCGCTGGACCAAACTATGAATCAGAGGGTCTCCTCACAGCAGATCTtg ATCTTGGTGATATAGCAAGAGCCAAATTATACTTCGATGTGGTCGGACATTACGCAAAGCCAGATGTTTTTAACTTGACCGTAAATGAGCACCCAAAGAAACCGGTTACATTCGTGACAAAGGTGGAGAAATCAGAAGATGACTCAAACAAATAG